CACCGCCGAGGAGGCCGTTGATGGCGACCAGCGGGGCCCACGGGTGGAGCCCGTACAACTCGTCTATCACGCCGGGCGGCAGCACGGCGAGGTACCGGTGTTCGACGACGAACAGCCGGTAGTACCCCGTCTCGTCGGGCGCGGCGAGCGTCACCGTCGTCGACGCCTCGCCCCGACTCCCGACCGCGAGTCGCTGGGGGGACACCTCGACGCCCGGACTCGCCGGGGTGACGTAGGCGTACACCGGCACCAGTCCGGCGTTGGGGACGACGTACTCCAGCTGTTGGCTCGTCCCGCGCTCGATGACGGTGGGATTGTCGGACTCGAACTCGGCGCTCACGACGCCGTACTCCTGTGTGCCCGCCGGGACGACCATGGCCGCGGTCGCCGTCGCCATCAACACGAGCGCGAGGACGCCGACGATGGCGAGCACGGAGGTGCCGTCCTCGCGGGAGCGGTCGCGCTCGCGAGTCCCGCGCGAGTTTCGAGTCAGGAACCAGTCGACCGCGTACGCGACCGCGGAGAGGCCAAAGAGGATGTACGCGAGCCCCTGTGTCCCCTGCAGCGACCGGACGCCGAACGTGACCGCGAGCCACGTCTGGGCGGAACCGATCCCGGACTGGACCGCCATGGCCACGGTCCCGAGGTAGGGGATCACCACCACGCTCCCGCCGACGGTGAGCGCCTTCGCGACGACGTCGGCCTCCTGGACGACCGGCTCGCCGCCGTCCTGGTCGGTAAAGGGGTTGTTGTCCCCTCGCGTGATGTACCCGCGCTCCGTCTCGTCGACGATTCGGTGGGTGGTCAGCCCGCCGCCCTGTATCTCCTGGGCGTCGAACGTCACCACGTCTCCGGCGTCTAACCCGCCCGTGAGAGCGGTCGGAATCGCGACGAACCCGTCGCCCGGATCGAGCGTCGGCTGCATGCTCCCGGTTTCGACGAAGCTGAGAAGCACCGGCTGTCCGAGCAGCTGCCCGGCGATCAGCGCGACGACGACCACGACGGCCGCGACCTGCAGCGCGAGCGTGAGGGTGCGTTTCGGTGACATACTCGTGGATGGGGCGACTCTCGGGGCGCGCGTGCCCGTCGCGCCCCGGCGTGTGACTTCGATTATGAAACGCAAACGACACGTAATAAATGCGCGGGTCCGAGCAGATTGCGACGATACCGCGCGGCCGAGGCCCGACCGCTCCGTGACTCTCGGCTCACCCCTCCTCGAAGGTCCCGGTCGCGAGGAGGGCGAACGGGCCGATGAAGGCGAGACAGAAGCCCAAAAAGTGGACGTAGAGGTTCACGACGCCGCCGGCGACGGCCGGGTCCGTCGGGAATCCGACGACGGGGTAGCCGACGACCAATATCGCGCCCACGACGAACAGCTCCCCGTCGCCGGGGCGCGACGCGACCGCGCGGGCGATGTCGGCGGCGCTCGCTCGGATCGATATCCCGGCGCTCGACGCGTACAGCACCGCGAGGAGCGCGCCCGCGACCCCCGTCGCGATGCCGGCCACGCCGAGGTCGGCCGCGGAGAGCGGGAGGGCGAGCAGCGCGATCCAGCCGACCAGTCCGAAGAAGACCGCGGGTAGCGCGCGGATCGACGCGCCCGGAACGATGCGCTCGCGGGCGTACGCGCCGAGCAGCAGGGGGAGCAGCCCCGAAAGCGCCATGTTGATCCCGGAGAAGCCGAATCCGATCGCGTTCCGCGGGACGGCGAGGTTCAGCGCCGAGAGGACGAACGGGAACGCCAACAGGAACGTCGCCAGCGCGATCATGAAGAACCGCCGATAGCCGGCCGCCACCGCGAGCGCGTACCCGGCCCCGGCGAGGAGCACGTACCCCGCGACGTTCCCGGCGAGGTGGCCCGGAGCGAGGTGGACGTAGTGGGCGGTAAACGCCGTGAGAAGCGTCGGGTCGGTGTACGCGAACGCGAGCGACCGACGCGTGGACTCGGGGAGGGTGAAGACGGCGCCGAGCAGCGCGGGGACCGCCGCGAGCACGAGCACGTCGGCGAGTCGGATCCCCGCGGCCAGGTCGCGTCGGAGCCCGGAGCCGTCGGCGCTCCGGTTCGCACCGGTCTCGTCGCTCCGTTGGGTCGAGGAGGCCGTCACGCTCCGACCCTCGTCGACCAGCGAGTAAGACCTGTCGACGGAGCCGCGCTCACGACCGCCGCAGGCGTCGGACGAGCGCGACTCCGGCGAGCGAGAGCGTCACCCCCGCGAGCAACCCCCCGAGTTCGACGAGGTCGATTGCGCTCGGCTCCTCGGTCTGGGCGTCGCCCGGCCCCGCACCCGGTTCGTTGCCCGCCCCCGCGCTCGGCTCGTCACCGCCGTCGACGCTGCTCGCTCTCCCCCGCGTGTTCTCGTCAGCTGTCGCTCCCGTGTCGGTCCCCGCGTCCGTGCCGTCAGACTCGCTCCCCTCACCGGTCGGGTCGCCGACGAGCAGCGTCCCGGCGTCGGCCCCCGCCACCGCGAGGTCGTACTCGCCGGCGTCCGGGAAAGTCCCGGCGAGCGCCACCGTCTTCGTCTCGTTCGGCGCGAGCGCGACCGTCCGGTTCGCGACCGGATCGCCGTTCGCCGTCAGCGTCACCCGCCGCTCGCCCGCCGCGCCCCCGCCGTTCCGCAGGGTCACCCGAACTGTCGCCTCCTCGCCGGGGTCGATCGCCTGCGGGTCGAGGTCCGTCGTCGCCACGTCGAACCGGGGCTCGTGCGCCGCGACCGCGAACGTCGAGGACGCGCTCGTCGTCGCGCGGAAGTGGACGCGGTCCTCGGGCAGATCCTGTATCCGGGCGACCTCCTCGTCCACGACCGAGACGGGCACCTCCACCCAGTCGCCGGCGGCGGTCCGGCGGTAGAGCGTCACGTCCGCGGGGTCCGTCCCGGTCGCGTCGAGGTGGCCGCGGTCCGCGCTGAACCGGACCGTCATCTCGTCGACCGCGTCCGGCGCGAAGTCGTGTTCGAGAGAGAGGTACCCGACCGGCCGGGGGTCGGTCGGCGCGGTCAGCCCGCTTGCGTCTCCGGTCGGGTCCGGGCTCCCGACCGCGGTCACGTCGACGTTGTCGGTTCGGACGCCCGCCAGATCGAACCCGTCGAAGGTGACGTTCCCGCCGGCGAGGTGCATCCCCCCGGCGTCGAACCGCACCGTGTCGCCGTACCCGACGCCCCACGCGTCGAACTCGCGGGCGGTCGCGTTCGGCGCCGTGACCGTGATCGTCGCCCCGTCGTCGCCCGTCGCCTGCGCGTTGCTGGTCGTCGCGGTCGGCACGTCATCGGCGCCTTCGGGGTCCGCGATCCGGGCCTCGATCGCGAACTCGTCGGCGCCCAACTGCGTCCCGGCCTCCGCGCCGCGCGTGTCGAATTCGAGCCCGACCGCGACCGTCTGGTTCGGCGCGAGCGTGACGTTGTTGGCCCTGCCCTCGACCGAGTCGCCGTCGGCGACGAAGGTGACCGACTCGTTCGGGTAGCCGATCCACACCTCCGCGTACCGGTCGCCCGTGTAGGTGATCTGGAAGATGCCGTCTATCCGCCCGGTCGATCCGACGTTGACGCCCTCGAACGAGGGGTCCTTGATGTTCGGGTTCGACGCCGAGATGT
This genomic window from Halorubrum sp. PV6 contains:
- a CDS encoding signal peptidase I gives rise to the protein MSPKRTLTLALQVAAVVVVVALIAGQLLGQPVLLSFVETGSMQPTLDPGDGFVAIPTALTGGLDAGDVVTFDAQEIQGGGLTTHRIVDETERGYITRGDNNPFTDQDGGEPVVQEADVVAKALTVGGSVVVIPYLGTVAMAVQSGIGSAQTWLAVTFGVRSLQGTQGLAYILFGLSAVAYAVDWFLTRNSRGTRERDRSREDGTSVLAIVGVLALVLMATATAAMVVPAGTQEYGVVSAEFESDNPTVIERGTSQQLEYVVPNAGLVPVYAYVTPASPGVEVSPQRLAVGSRGEASTTVTLAAPDETGYYRLFVVEHRYLAVLPPGVIDELYGLHPWAPLVAINGLLGGAIAGTGVVLLRGEPARIRSRESRAKPPLHRRILREIYK
- a CDS encoding CARDB domain-containing protein, which codes for MFPHRRALTLALLLVAASALILTTGAAVIEGPADAVDEDLAVQPADGPNGNYSYLTDDDEIAIDISASNPNIKDPSFEGVNVGSTGRIDGIFQITYTGDRYAEVWIGYPNESVTFVADGDSVEGRANNVTLAPNQTVAVGLEFDTRGAEAGTQLGADEFAIEARIADPEGADDVPTATTSNAQATGDDGATITVTAPNATAREFDAWGVGYGDTVRFDAGGMHLAGGNVTFDGFDLAGVRTDNVDVTAVGSPDPTGDASGLTAPTDPRPVGYLSLEHDFAPDAVDEMTVRFSADRGHLDATGTDPADVTLYRRTAAGDWVEVPVSVVDEEVARIQDLPEDRVHFRATTSASSTFAVAAHEPRFDVATTDLDPQAIDPGEEATVRVTLRNGGGAAGERRVTLTANGDPVANRTVALAPNETKTVALAGTFPDAGEYDLAVAGADAGTLLVGDPTGEGSESDGTDAGTDTGATADENTRGRASSVDGGDEPSAGAGNEPGAGPGDAQTEEPSAIDLVELGGLLAGVTLSLAGVALVRRLRRS